Genomic DNA from Mixophyes fleayi isolate aMixFle1 chromosome 7, aMixFle1.hap1, whole genome shotgun sequence:
TGTCCATGCACGACTTTATGTCCtggaaataaacagaaataattaGAGGAATAGAAAGACATCAACTATCAGCCCAATGTAAAGTAACATGCACAGGTGGGAACATGACCATGTACACAGTGCCGACAGCCAGCCAGGGGTGTGTTTACCATACAGGGGACATGACCAGGTACACAGTGCCGACAGCCAGCCAGGGATGTGTTTACCATACAGGGAACATGACCAGGTACACAGTGCTGACAGCCAGCCACACTCACAGTGAGGAAGGACACAGGTCCTGATCATACAGTCGTGGCTGCCTGTCTCTGTACACACCACTACACTCACAGTGAGGAAGGACACAGGTCCTGATCATACAGTCGTGGCTGCCTGTCTCTGTACACAACCACACTCACAGTGAGGAAGAGGACACAGGTCCTGATCATAGAGCCATGGCTGCCTGTCCCTGTACACACTACTACACTCACAGTAAGGAAGAGGACAGGGGTCCTGATCATAGAGCCATGGCTGCCTGTCCCTGTACACACTACTACACTCACAGTAAGGAAGAGGACAGGGGTCCTGATCATAGAGCCATGGCTGCCTGTCCCTGTACACACTACTACACTCACAGTAAGGAAGAGGACAGGGGTCCTGATCATAGAGCCATGGCTGCCTGTCCCTGTACACACTACTACACTCACAGTAAGGAAGAGGACAGGGGTCCTGATCATAGAGCCGTGGCTGCCTGTCTCTGTACACACCACTACACTCACAGCGAGGAAGGACACAGGTCCTGATCATACAGCCATGGCTGCCTGTCTCTGTACACACCACTACACTCACAGGGAGGACACAGTTCCTGATCACACTGCCGTGGCTGCCTGTCTCTGTACACACCACTACACTCACAGTGAGGAAGGACACAGGTCCTGATCATACAGCCGTGGCTGCCTGTCTCTGTACACACCACCACACTCACGGTGAGGAAGGACACAGGTCCTGATCATACAGCCGTGGCTGCCTGTCTCTGTACACACCACCACACTCACGGTGAGGAAGGACACAGGTCCTGATCATACAGCCGTGGCTGCCTGCCTCTGTACACACCACTACACTCACAGAAAGGACACAGGTCCTGATCATAGAGCCGTGGCTGCCTGTCTCTGTACACACCACTACACTCACAGTGAGGAAGGACACAGGTCCTGATCATACAGCCGTGGCTGCCTGTCTCTGTACACACTACTACACTCACAGAAAGGACACAGGTCCTGATCATAGAGCCATGGCTGCCTGTCTCTGTACACACCACTACACTCACAGGGAGGACACAGGTCCTGATCACACTGCCGTGGCTGCCTGTCTCTGTACACACCACTACACTCACAGGGAGGACACAGGTCCTGATCACACTGCCGTGGCTGCCTGTCTCTGTACACACCACTACACTCACAGTGAGGAAGGACACAGGTCCTGATCATACAGCCGTGGCTGCCTGTCTCTGTACACACCACTACACTCACAGTAAGGAAGAGGACAGGGGTCCTGATCATACAGCCGTGGCTGCCTGTCTCTGTACACACCACTACACTCACAGGGAGGACACAGGTCCTGATCACACTGCCGTGGCTGCCTGTCCCTGTACACACCACTACACTCACAGCGAGGAAGGACACAGGTCCTGATCATACAGCCGTGGCTGCCTGTCTCTGTACACACCACTATACTCACAGGGAGGAAGGACACAGGCCCTGATCATACAGCCGTGGCTGCCTGTCTCTATACACACCACTACACTCACAGCGAGGAAGGACACAGGTCCTGATCATACAGCCGTGGCTGCCTGTCTCTATACACACCACTACACTCACAGCGAGGAAGGACACAGGTCCTGATCATACAGTCGTGGCTGCCTGTCTCTGTACACACCACTACACTCACAGGGAGGACACAGGTCCTGATCATACAGTCGTGGCTGCCTGTCTCTATACACACCACTACACTCACAGCGAGGAAGGACACAGGCCCTGATCATACAGTCGTGGCTGCCTGTCTCTGTACACACCACCACACTCACAGTGAGGAAGGACACAGGTCCTGATCATACAGTCATGGCTGCCTGTCTCTGTACACACCACTACACTCACAGTGAGGAAGGACACAGGCCCTGATCATACAGCCGTGGCTGCCTGTCTCTGTACACACCACTACACTCACAGTAAGGAAGAGGACAGGGGTCCTGATCATACAGCCGTGGCTGCCTGTCTCTGTACACACCACTACACTCACAGAAAGGACACAGGCCCTGATCATACAGCCGTGGCTGCATGTCCCTGTACACACTACTACACTCACAGTGAGGAAGACACAGGTCCTGATCATACAGTCGTGGCTGCCTGTCTCTGTACACACCACTAAACTCATAGTGAGGAAGGACACAGGTCCTGATCATACAGCCGTGGCTGCCTGTCTCTGTACACACTACTACACTCACAGCAAGGACACAAGTCCTGATCATACAGCCGTGGCTGCCTGTCCCTGTACACACCACTACACTACAGCCGTGGACACTCACCGTGAGGAAGGAGACGGGGTCTTGCTCGTACAGCCGGGGTTGGGTGCTGCTGATGGTCTGCAGGATGCCCTGACAGTTCTGCTTGATCTTGTTGAGACTTTCCTCCATCTCAGCCAGGATCACATCCCCTTCCTGCTGTAGCTCCCTCAGTAGCCGCTCCTCCCTCTCCCGCAGGTACTGATGCAGCTTCTCAAACTCCAGGCTGACGTGGTGCTTGGTGTTCAGGAGGTTTCCCTGCAATGCAAAGAATATATTACCAACCTTAATAATGTAATTCATCAATAATCTGTACTGCAGCCGCCTACTGGGTGCTCGGCAGCGTTAGTGTTCAGCACCCTGCAagtagaactacaagtaacagcatgccctgccaggaCACCGAGCTGCCCAcacacaggcctggccaaccggtcactctccaggtgttgtgacactacaagtcccatcatgctttgccagtagatagacagctgatagctggcagtgcatgctgggacttatagtttcacaatatctgtagagccacaggttagcaGGCTGCTTTAGTGGCTTGGATCTTTGTTCAATTTAATCATCCACATACATCACTCCGGGGGCTCTGGCTGTGGACGTCCAATGACCACACACCGTCAGCTCGCTTTTATCAGGATGCCGGACTGACCCTGATCTTATGCTGATAATGACTGCGGCCGTTTCCGGCTCCTACACTGGCTGTCCATGCCACGGTCTATGGGCAGATTAAACAATAACCCCACTCGAGAATTATAAAGAATGATCTCACCTAAATAATATCGCTACATTGGATACCACAAGTTACTGGAGTATGTCCTGAGACCTGAAATAGAACTTCTGCCTGGAGTCTGCAGTGGGAAGAGTCAGACACGACCGTTCATTCAATATGGCCGACGTGTTGCGGATATCTGACAATCCTTAGCGacatctgtaaccatggaacCAAACTAACGTTGTATTTCTATCGATACAGATGATGTCTGGTTTTGCAGTTTTGCAAAAACAGACCTGTCCCGAGTCCTCTAACCATTGATTTCGACAAAAGTATCAGCAGCGTGAAAACTGATTTCTGAATGAGTTACCCTAAGCCTCTTCTGGATACAAACACCTCTCCAATGTCTGCTGTTTTCAGGCTAGTCAAGCACTTTATGTTCACAGAGCATTAATAAGCCACTAAAACCAATGTTGCGTTATAAAAGTGCTACTACTAACATGCAAACATTTCCATATCACTAGATGTTTAACGCTCTATTTATATTTGCTATGTAGCAGAGTACAAGCTTCCATTCCCTATAATGCAGCATATTCTGCAAAGGACGGGTAAGTGCTTGTAATCCTGGGTCTATGGTGAGCTGCCTATGCACCGTGTTTACCGGGACTTAAAATACTTTATCTGGACTCACTGGTCCGATCAATCAGAGAAAAAGTAGGACTCAGGGTCCTTCTATAAACAAAGCATTCTTCATGGTGATCAATATATCACTATTCTGAGTTCTTGTGAACGCAGTGCAGGTAAACTCGCCATTGGCCGTGGGTACATAGCCTAAAAGATGTCAGATGCAGCGGGTTACTGCCAGGAAGTCTGATGTGCACAGGAAAATATCTCCCCCCCTTTCCTCTTCATCACTGTATCTGAAACAGCGTCCGATCTGATAACTTCCAGACACTTGTGCACATATTGTGTAATTGTGTGTTACAGTACTGGCTATTTCATAGAAGACAATTTGTATCTAGATTATTCTTCCTAATCTGATTAAATAGTTACAAATGTGCATACAAAGTATACAGGTCCCATATTGTGACTGAAGATGATGTTTGTCCTTTAATAGACCTACAGGCAGGAAGTCTGGTGTGCATAGAAATGCTTCCCCTTTACGTTAGCTGTAGATGAATGTTAGCAGCAGCTCCTTATATAAAGCACTGACATCTAGGCTCTATGACTGGAAGACTGTAAAACAAAGCAATAGGAGACACTTCTATAAACTGTTCCATACAGAGATGTGCAGAAAATGAGGTTCTGTCcgcagcatccaatcagattacaAGTTATTGCTCGTCTGCAgattacaaaatgaaagcaagcgcttgattggttgctatgggttacagcatctTTTCTACACAGTCACCCGtggaacagattacataaatGTCCAAACAGGGGGGATAGTGTGTATATGGTTATGTCCCAATCGCCAATAACGGAGGGGGTGCCCCCCACTCCTTACTGCCACATACCCTGTGCTGGGCAATCATCTGCTCCTGGGCGCACTGCATCTGCTGCAGCTCCTTCAGGCGGGTTTCCAGAGGGGCAATGGCCGATATGAGCTCATCctggggagagagatattacacaGATGTTATTCCAGCTATGGGTGCTATGTGCAGTGTGGATTAGCAGAGCATGCAGCCTCTACCAGCCTCAGTGTTCAGCTGACCTATGACCTTCAGTCAGTCCTTTGTCTGCCGTGCACACACCATGCTGCAGGCCTGCGCATATCTGTACATAACACACAAACGTCCTCACCTTGTAGCCCCCCACAGCCTCCTGGATGGGGATCAGAGTGTGGGTGGGGTGCTGTTCCGCCGCCCTCCTGCAACGGGCGCACAGGAGCCTCCCATCCTGGGTGGAGAACAGCTGAACCTTCTCCCCGTGTTCTGCGCACAGACCCCTTTGCACCCCATCTGGGCTCTGCACCGGGGGAGGGCGGCACTTGGGGCATGACGGGTAAGCCTCCTGGCCCCTCCATGATCGCTCCAGGCATCCCCTGCACAGACAGTGGCCGCAGGACATGGTGACGGGCTCACGTGGCACGTCGCGGCACATGGCGCAGCTCAGGGATGGCAGCAGCGGCAGCGGCGTAGGGCTGGTAGCCATTGCGGATACTGCAGTCTGACCCTCCTGTATACACAGATAGATGTCTGTCTGTCACCTACCACGTGACCTAAGGCAACAGGATGTCTCTGAACACACCTCACACTGTCTAACTCTGCTGTCTGTCTAAACAGCCTGTCTCTTCCCTGTTATCCCCTACTGTCTCTCTTCCTTGTTTGCCTTGCAGTCTCCTAGCCAGTTGCACCCTAACAGCCTCTCACTTATTGTACTCCTCTTACCTCTGACCCCTCTGTCTCTTTATTATTCCCCTTAGCCCTaactgtctctttctctctctctgacccctatTCTCTCCCTGGGTGTCCCTCTCGCCCCTATTTCCTCCCTACCTCATGCGTCTGTCTCTGAGCTGcaggagggagggagaagggaggagggtggggggagggggaaaagaggagggagcgaggggggagtgcacacaataacagggggagagagggagggggagaaacAAGGGAGGGCTGGAGAAAAGGAGGGGGAGATGCAAACAAAGCATGGAGGGGTGGACAAAGGAGAGGAGAATGCTGAGGCAAAACCCTGACGTGTTAAGCAATACTAGATGGCAAGCTCCCGTGTCCACAGGATCAGTGGTGTTACATTGTGTCACTCAGGATGGAAGATTAGGGGTTAATGTTATGTTTCTGATAATGGGGAAGGAGGAAGAGGCGAGGGGAGGGGAGACCACAGCGtaagaggaggaagggggggccGGGGGAAAGGATAAAACGATGATTGGGTAAGAGCTGGTGGAGAGGATCAGAGGGTAGGAGGGGTGGGAGTGCAGGAGAGAGGGGGCGAGCTGTGGGCAGGAGGGAGGGCTGCCTGGAAGAATTGGGAGTCTGACAAGAAAATATGGGGGTTGAATATTAACATGTCTGTGATACATAGAGCCAGACAGGGTGAGGACTACAGTGATTAGAGGATAGAGGATACAGGGAAcatacagaggagggagggaagtgtcagacagacacagagaggtgGGAGAGACAGCAAAGGAAGCCcaggacacagacagagacaggagtgACAGACAGCGACATGGGGGGGAGAATACAGACAGCGACATGGGGGGGAGAGAATACAGACAGCGACATGAGGGGGAGAGAATACAGACAGCGACATGGGGGGGAGAGAATACAGACAGCGACATGGGGGGGAGAGAATACAGACAGCGACATGGGGGGGAGAGAATACAGACAGCGACATGGGGGGGAGAGAATACAGACAGCGACATGGGGGGGAGAGAATACAGACAgcgacatgggggggggggagagaatacAGACAGCGAcatggggggggagagaatacAGACAGCGACATGGGGGGAGAGAATACAGACAGTGAcatggggggggagagaatacAGACAGCGAcatggggggggagagaatacAGACAGCGACATGGGGGGGAAAGAATACAGACAGcgacatggggggggggagaatacaGACAGCGACATAGGGGGAGAGAGAATACAGACAGCGACATAGGGGGAGAGAGAATACAGACAGCGACATGGGGGGAGAGAATACAGACAGCGACATGGGGGGAGAGAATACAGACAGTGACATGGGGGAATACAGACAGTGACATGGGGGGAATACAGACAGTGACATGGGGGGAATACAGACAGTGACATGGGGGGAATACAGACAGTGACATGGGGGGAATACAGACAGTGACATGGGAGGAATACAGACAGTGACATGTGGGGGAGAATACAGACAGAGACATGGGGGGGAGAATACAGACAGTGACATGGGGGGGAGAATACAGACAGTGACATGGGGGGGAGAATACAGACAGTGACATGGGGGGGGGAGAATACAGACAGTGACATGGGGGGGAGAATAAAGACAGTGACATGGGGGGAATAAAGACAGTGACATGGGGGGAATAAAGACAGTGACATGGGGGGAATAAAGACAGTGACATGGGGGGAATAAAGACAGTGACATGGGGGGGGGAGAATACAGACAGTGACATGGGGAGAATACAGACAGcgacatggggggggggagagaatacAGACAGTGACATGGGGGGAATACAGACAGTGACATGGGGGGAATACAGACAGTGACATGGGGGGAATACAGACAGTGACATGGGGGGGAGATAATACAGACAGTGACATGGGGGGGAGATAATACAGACAGTGACATGGGGGGGAGATAATACAGACAGTGACATTGGGAGAATACAGACAGTGACATAGGGGGGAATACAGAAAGTGACATAGGGGGGAATACAGACAGTGACATAGGGGGGAATACAGACAGTGACATAGGGGGGAATACAGACAGTGACATGGGGGGGAGAATACAGACAGTGACATGGTGGGGAGAATACAGACAGTGACATGGGGAGAGAATACAGACAGTGACATGGGGAAGAAATACAGACAGTGACATGGGAAGAAATACAGACAGTGACATGGGGAGAATACAGACAGTGACATGGGGAGAATACAGACAGTGACATGGGAAGAAATACAGACAGTGACATGGGGAGAATACAGACAGTGACATGGGGGAGAGAATACAGACAGTgacatcggggggggggggatacagaCAGTGACATCAGGGGAATACAGACAGCGACATGGAGGAGAGAATGCAGACAgcgacatgggggggggggggagagaatacAGACAGTGACATGGGGAGAATACAGACTGTgacatcggggggggggggatacagaCAGTGACATCAGGGGAATACAGACAGCGACATGGAGGAGAGAATGCAGACAgcgacatgggggggggggagagaatacAGACAGTGACATAGGGGGAGAATACAGACAGTGACATAGGGGGGGAATACAGACAGTGACATGGGGGGGAGAGAATACAGACAGTGACATGGGGGGGAGAGAATACAGACACACATGGGGGGAGAGAATACAGACAGATATGGGGGGGGGATACAGACAGTGACATGGGGGAGAGAATACAGACAGCGACGTGGGGGGGGGGATACAAACAATGAGATAACCAGAGTGGAGGAGAATTTTGTTACAActttaaacatttgtttataatggctgctgatatgttattacagataggtgtctctagattaaatgtattattgtattactTTTATTAAGAATAACCCCCCCCATGATCCCCCCATGAACCTATCACTGGTATACAGATATAGAAGCACAGACATGACTTCTCCTATACTAATAATCTTCAGTAGGGGACTCTTATCACCTATAATACTCAGCTGTTCCTGTGGAAATGATGCAGTAATTTATTACAGTATAAAAAGTTTAAATGGATAATTAATGTCACTTGATAAAAAAGATAGTAAGTCATTCTGggaacaatataaaaacaattggCCTAGAACCTTATCTGATAGACCTCACTGTGTGACTTCTACTGTACTTCCTGTAACCCCAGTCACTGCTTCACCCTCTGCCACCCTCACCGACACCTTCACCCTCTAACACCCTCACCGACACCTTCATCCTCTACCACCCTCACCGACACCTTCATCCTCTACCACCCTCACCGACACCTTCATCCCCTACCACCCTCACCGACACCTTCACCCTCTACCACCCTCACCGACACCTTCACCCTCTACCACCCTCACCCCCTACCACCCTCACCGACACCTTCACCCTCTACCACCCTCACCTTCACCCTCACCGACACCTTCACCCTCTACCACCCTCACCTTCACCCTCTACCACCCTCACCAACACCTTCACCCTCTACCACCCTCACCGACACCTTCACC
This window encodes:
- the LOC142097193 gene encoding zinc-binding protein A33-like, giving the protein MATSPTPLPLLPSLSCAMCRDVPREPVTMSCGHCLCRGCLERSWRGQEAYPSCPKCRPPPVQSPDGVQRGLCAEHGEKVQLFSTQDGRLLCARCRRAAEQHPTHTLIPIQEAVGGYKDELISAIAPLETRLKELQQMQCAQEQMIAQHRGNLLNTKHHVSLEFEKLHQYLREREERLLRELQQEGDVILAEMEESLNKIKQNCQGILQTISSTQPRLYEQDPVSFLTDIKSCMDICYGGYRDGFPAQNVVAPRDFGYGGVKDLIQYTAWKDMKSYIAPALPNIIMDPSSAHLNLVLSEDLTCVRYSDTKQSLPENPRRFDYCCCVLGTEGFTSGRHYWAIDVGNKTKWNLGVAKESVNRRGGITLSPENGFWILWLRNGHEFKALDVPYRALTLRNKPQRVGIYLDYEGGQLSFYNADDMSHIYTFVTSFSETIYPYFCPCLNDSGKNGGPLKVLHHTP